The following are encoded together in the Bombus pascuorum chromosome 10, iyBomPasc1.1, whole genome shotgun sequence genome:
- the LOC132911518 gene encoding large ribosomal subunit protein uL16m: MQVCRRISTLLLSPRCMFKSVPTAGVKSCSVPSDFSDVEYPDRMKLRVMPKVPQYPPHIRPYKTQKRLRLMRGPEEYHNTLLHKQYGIIATGGGRLKHNNFEMIRMTILRNVDYTKTFAIWRVPAPWQPITKKGHGLRMGSGKGSIDHYATPVKAGQVIIEVGGEIEYFEVKRVLKNIAKRLPCTAMAVSQEIMDKMAESKENAKKENLNPWTWKYIIQNNMLGCHTWISKYDKLWFNEYV; the protein is encoded by the exons ATGCAAGTGTGTAGGAGAATCTCAACATTATTGTTGTCAC CACGTTGTATGTTCAAGTCGGTACCAACAGCCGGAGTGAAATCTTGTTCAGTACCAAGTGATTTTAGTg ATGTTGAATATCCTGATCGTATGAAGCTCAGAGTTATGCCAAAAGTACCTCAGTATCCACCTCATATACGTCCttataaaacacaaaaaagATTGAGACTAATGCGAGGTCCAGAAGAATATCACAATACCCTTTTACACAAACAATATGGCATAATA GCAACAGGTGGTGGCAGACTGAAACACAACAATTTTGAAATGATCCGTATGACAATTTTGAGAAATGTAGATTACACTAAAACATTTGCAATTTGGAGAGTACCTGCTCCTTGGCAACCTATTACTAAAAAG GGTCATGGTTTACGGATGGGTTCTGGTAAAGGATCTATAGATCATTATGCTACTCCAGTAAAAGCAGGACAAGTTATTATAGAAGTTGGAGGAGAGATCGAATATTTTGAG GTTAAAcgcgttttaaaaaatattgcgaAAAGATTGCCATGTACTGCTATGGCAGTTAGTCAAGAAATTATGGACAAAATGGCAGAGAGCAaggaaaatgcaaaaaaagaaaatctaaaCCCATGGACTTGGAAATATATCATTCAGAATAATATGCTTGGTTGCCATACATGGATCTCAAAATATGACAAGCTATGGTTCAACGAGTATGTTTAA
- the LOC132911444 gene encoding cyclic AMP-dependent transcription factor ATF-2 isoform X1, which translates to MAHNEKIFACSSSGCNMSFANEDQLSVHKKKHDMMLNLGNSSKNGSFVADQTPTPTRFIRNCEEVGLFQDLQNVNPFEETFRRAVESGNTGTLTVPEAGITDDTLHTPHIFPHIADVLSTSSQMLSENSVQECGSISITEKSTEEKTTIHTEVCSTVKLTETDEQSLMKEKLTIERNVTLTENVIDQVTHTPIMPKVLQEQPSPQLLINGEEVQLLLKTADGKLMQLSAIPVCDSVGTTNVQSLKQQTVVIKTEPLLQCNTRLESKNPAASTLSLAKMKLKQTLTKGSQNLKPNSNFSKDELNNSKKNRNKTGVEDQLKKKEILERNRASAMRARAKRKAWIQQLERTVTNVNETNVALKMEIKVLRTEVAKLKTLLLAHKDCPITKAMQKGNGIILGPKIISVNSDTITSPVPLASAIKRTTFSSMEVPITPKKKLSVAVSKNPIIFPKVDCNTNLSIPNATLIKTVPTLKIMGVGQLLTEKEETKQIFIVQNPMKKVENPTRQIIQINPNYEIDQSASKTNEP; encoded by the exons ATGGCACACAATGAGAAAATTTTTGCTTGCTCCTCATCCGGTTGCAATATG AGTTTTGCAAATGAGGACCAGTTATCAGTTCATAAGAAGAAACATGATATGATGTTAAATCTTGGAAATAGTTCCAAGAATGGCAGTTTTGTTG CAGATCAAACACCGACGCCAACACGTTTCATCCGAAACTGTGAAGAAGTTGGCTTATTCCAAgatttacaaaatgtaaatCCTTTCGAAGAAACTTTTAGGAGGGCGGTGGAGTCTGGGAACACTGGCACACTGACAGTACCAGAg GCTGGAATTACGGATGATACTTTGCATACACCGCACATATTTCCTCACATAGCCGATGTGCTGTCTACTAGCAGTCAAATGTTGTCAGAAAATTCTGTGCAAGAGTGTGGAAGCATCTCGATCACTGAAAAAAGCACAGAGGAAAAAACCACCATTCATACTGAAGTTTGCAGTACAGTAAAACTCACTGAAACGGATGAACAGAGCTTAATGAAGGAAAAGTTAACCATTGAACGAAATGTGACCTTAACAGAGAATGTTATCGATCAAGTTACGCACACGCCAATAATGCCGAAAGTTTTACAAGAACAACCTAGTCCACAATT ATTAATTAACGGTGAGGAGGTGCAACTACTACTAAAAACGGCAGATGGAAAATTAATGCAACTCTCAGCAATTCCAGTTTGCGATTCTGTTGGTACAACGAACGTGCAGTCATTGAAACAACAAACGGTTGTCATAAAGACGGAACCACTTTTGCAATGTAATACAAGATTGGAGTCTAAGAATCCAGCGGCTTCTACATTATCTTTAGCAAAAATG aaattaaaacaaacgCTAACGAAAGGTTCACAAAATCTAAAACCGAATAGCAACTTCTCAAAAGATgagttaaataattcaaaaaagaatagaaataaaacaggGGTAGAAGAtcaattgaaaaagaaagaaattctcgAACGTAATCGTGCTAGCGCGATGAGGGCAAGAGCTAAAAGAAAAGCGTGGATACAACAGCTGGAAAGAACGGTTACCAATGTGAATGAGACCAACGTGGCtctaaaaatggaaataaaagttCTACGAACGGAGGTTGCTAAATTAAAAACGCTTCTATTGGCTCACAAAGACTGTCCAATTACAAAGGCGATGCAGAAAG GAAATGGCATAATACTTGGTCCAAAAATAATATCCGTAAATTCTGATACTATAACAAGCCCAGTTCCACTAGCATCCGCGATAAAAAGGACGACCTTCTCTTCCATGGAAGTGCCTATCACACcgaagaaaaaattatctGTGGCAGTCTCGAAAAACCctataatatttccaaaagtagattgcaatacaaatttatcAATTCCTAATGCTACGTTAATAAAAACAGTACctacattaaaaattatgggTGTCGGTCAACTATTaacagaaaaggaagaaacgaagcaaatttttattgtacaaaaTCCCATGAAGAAAGTGGAGAATCCTACTAGgcaaataattcaaattaatccTAATTACGAGATTGATCAGAGCGCGTCAAAGACTAACGAACCGTGA
- the LOC132911444 gene encoding cyclic AMP-dependent transcription factor ATF-2 isoform X2, translating into MAHNEKIFACSSSGCNMSFANEDQLSVHKKKHDMMLNLGNSSKNGSFVDQTPTPTRFIRNCEEVGLFQDLQNVNPFEETFRRAVESGNTGTLTVPEAGITDDTLHTPHIFPHIADVLSTSSQMLSENSVQECGSISITEKSTEEKTTIHTEVCSTVKLTETDEQSLMKEKLTIERNVTLTENVIDQVTHTPIMPKVLQEQPSPQLLINGEEVQLLLKTADGKLMQLSAIPVCDSVGTTNVQSLKQQTVVIKTEPLLQCNTRLESKNPAASTLSLAKMKLKQTLTKGSQNLKPNSNFSKDELNNSKKNRNKTGVEDQLKKKEILERNRASAMRARAKRKAWIQQLERTVTNVNETNVALKMEIKVLRTEVAKLKTLLLAHKDCPITKAMQKGNGIILGPKIISVNSDTITSPVPLASAIKRTTFSSMEVPITPKKKLSVAVSKNPIIFPKVDCNTNLSIPNATLIKTVPTLKIMGVGQLLTEKEETKQIFIVQNPMKKVENPTRQIIQINPNYEIDQSASKTNEP; encoded by the exons ATGGCACACAATGAGAAAATTTTTGCTTGCTCCTCATCCGGTTGCAATATG AGTTTTGCAAATGAGGACCAGTTATCAGTTCATAAGAAGAAACATGATATGATGTTAAATCTTGGAAATAGTTCCAAGAATGGCAGTTTTGTTG ATCAAACACCGACGCCAACACGTTTCATCCGAAACTGTGAAGAAGTTGGCTTATTCCAAgatttacaaaatgtaaatCCTTTCGAAGAAACTTTTAGGAGGGCGGTGGAGTCTGGGAACACTGGCACACTGACAGTACCAGAg GCTGGAATTACGGATGATACTTTGCATACACCGCACATATTTCCTCACATAGCCGATGTGCTGTCTACTAGCAGTCAAATGTTGTCAGAAAATTCTGTGCAAGAGTGTGGAAGCATCTCGATCACTGAAAAAAGCACAGAGGAAAAAACCACCATTCATACTGAAGTTTGCAGTACAGTAAAACTCACTGAAACGGATGAACAGAGCTTAATGAAGGAAAAGTTAACCATTGAACGAAATGTGACCTTAACAGAGAATGTTATCGATCAAGTTACGCACACGCCAATAATGCCGAAAGTTTTACAAGAACAACCTAGTCCACAATT ATTAATTAACGGTGAGGAGGTGCAACTACTACTAAAAACGGCAGATGGAAAATTAATGCAACTCTCAGCAATTCCAGTTTGCGATTCTGTTGGTACAACGAACGTGCAGTCATTGAAACAACAAACGGTTGTCATAAAGACGGAACCACTTTTGCAATGTAATACAAGATTGGAGTCTAAGAATCCAGCGGCTTCTACATTATCTTTAGCAAAAATG aaattaaaacaaacgCTAACGAAAGGTTCACAAAATCTAAAACCGAATAGCAACTTCTCAAAAGATgagttaaataattcaaaaaagaatagaaataaaacaggGGTAGAAGAtcaattgaaaaagaaagaaattctcgAACGTAATCGTGCTAGCGCGATGAGGGCAAGAGCTAAAAGAAAAGCGTGGATACAACAGCTGGAAAGAACGGTTACCAATGTGAATGAGACCAACGTGGCtctaaaaatggaaataaaagttCTACGAACGGAGGTTGCTAAATTAAAAACGCTTCTATTGGCTCACAAAGACTGTCCAATTACAAAGGCGATGCAGAAAG GAAATGGCATAATACTTGGTCCAAAAATAATATCCGTAAATTCTGATACTATAACAAGCCCAGTTCCACTAGCATCCGCGATAAAAAGGACGACCTTCTCTTCCATGGAAGTGCCTATCACACcgaagaaaaaattatctGTGGCAGTCTCGAAAAACCctataatatttccaaaagtagattgcaatacaaatttatcAATTCCTAATGCTACGTTAATAAAAACAGTACctacattaaaaattatgggTGTCGGTCAACTATTaacagaaaaggaagaaacgaagcaaatttttattgtacaaaaTCCCATGAAGAAAGTGGAGAATCCTACTAGgcaaataattcaaattaatccTAATTACGAGATTGATCAGAGCGCGTCAAAGACTAACGAACCGTGA